CATGAAACCGCTCGCCGAGATCACGGCCGACGACCTGGCCAAGGCCGAGGTCTACGTCGGGTTCCGACAACCGACCGCCGGATGGGGGCAGATCCGGTGGATCCACAGTATCGGAGCTGGCGTCGACGGCCTGCTGCGCGGCGAGCCCCTTCCCGACGGTGTTCTACTGACGAAGAGCAGCGAGGACTTTGGTCCTGCCATCGGCGAGTGGTGCCTGACGCGTGCCCTCTCGGTCAATCAGCGCCTCCGCCTTCTGGCCCAGGACCAGGCGGCAGCCCGATGGTGCAACGACGACGACCGGACGCCTGTCCTGCTGCGCAATCAACGGGTCGTTATACTCGGCACGGGTCAGGTTGGTCGGGGTATTGCCCGGAGTTTCCGGGCACTGGGCTGCAGGGTAACCGGCTTGTCTCGCAGCGGATCACCTGCCGATGGGTTCGACGCGGTGCACCTGGCAGCGTCGTTCGAGCAGGTCATTCCTGGAACGCACTGGCTCGTCCTCGCGGCGCCACACACCCCGCTGACCCGGCGGTTCCTCGATCGCAGCCGGATGCGCGCCTGCAACGGCGCCTACCTGATGAACGTCGGCCGAGGAGCCCTGATCGACGAAGGGGCACTGCCTGAGGCACTCGATCAGGGTTGGCTCAGCGGGGCGGCGCTCGATGTTTTTGAACAGGAGCCGCTGCCGGCCGATTCGCCGCTCTGGCATCATCCCCGCGTGGTGATCTCACCGCATGTCAGCGGACCAAGCACCGTCGAAGGTACCGTCGCGGGTTTCCTCGAGGCGCTGGCCGCCGTCGAGGCGGGAACGACGCCGCGCCTGGCCATCGATCCGAACCGGGGCTACTGACGCTGAAAGCGATCGACGCCGAGCGGAAACCAACTCCGCTCGGCGTCGATGCGCGATGGTATGGGTCGCGCTTGCCTAGAACGTTCCGACCCGCGAGGTGAAGAGGATCTGGCCGGAGCTCGGGCAGGCTCCGGTGACGTTCGCGCCACCGCCCGACACCGTCCACGTTCCGTTGGACCCGGTTGCCGGCGCCCAGGCATTGTTCCACCCGGCCACGCCCGTGAAGTCGGGCGTGGTCAGGTCGACCGCCGTGCCACCCAAGTACGCAGCGGAGGCCATCAGGGAGACGGCCTGGCTGGTGACGCCGGTGGTGGTATACAGCGCCGTGGTCGAGGCCGCGGCTCCCGTCGGCAGCGTATACTGGAACCGGAAGCGCCGGTAGGGACCGCCTTCCGCACCAGGCGTAAGCGCCGCGATCGCTCCCGGCAGGGTCACACTGGTACCCGTCAGCGCGCCCATGAAGATCGAGGCACCCCGTGACGTACCGGCCTGTCCGCCACCCGAGAAGTTGTTGGCGGTGACGAACAGGGAATGCCGGTCGGTGGGCCGCTGCTGCGCAGCAGGCACGCCGTAGATCGAGAACGACGCCGTCGAGGCCTGGCCCAGACCGTACAGCGGATGAACGTTGCACCCGACGCCTGTGTTGTACGCCATGGTGTGGATGACGGATTCACCGCCCAGCAAGCCACCGTTGATGGTGAGCGT
This region of Gemmatimonadales bacterium genomic DNA includes:
- a CDS encoding D-2-hydroxyacid dehydrogenase encodes the protein MATKPLRVLLAGDHVSGLRDAIVTHRPDLPLTMKPLAEITADDLAKAEVYVGFRQPTAGWGQIRWIHSIGAGVDGLLRGEPLPDGVLLTKSSEDFGPAIGEWCLTRALSVNQRLRLLAQDQAAARWCNDDDRTPVLLRNQRVVILGTGQVGRGIARSFRALGCRVTGLSRSGSPADGFDAVHLAASFEQVIPGTHWLVLAAPHTPLTRRFLDRSRMRACNGAYLMNVGRGALIDEGALPEALDQGWLSGAALDVFEQEPLPADSPLWHHPRVVISPHVSGPSTVEGTVAGFLEALAAVEAGTTPRLAIDPNRGY